The following proteins are co-located in the Anoplopoma fimbria isolate UVic2021 breed Golden Eagle Sablefish chromosome 18, Afim_UVic_2022, whole genome shotgun sequence genome:
- the prpf39 gene encoding pre-mRNA-processing factor 39 isoform X1, which translates to MEDTELQFSDTTISGMLDTESPAMESNGDAFLPDLPVLGQTADWSPGQVTPEPLTNILPEDSDGSQDTPGQQRSPNDQMESTELGSVEKAVEQFQIASAQLFQVEQPPPPPQPAEQEEQPQPPEQPAEHKTESGESEQDSQEMTVEPEPVVQESNQDGTEAPQVTEDGMELEELPKETTEESTVAIEPELPSEFEKLFKGCEENPEDFNGWVYLLQFVEQENSLPAVRASFDAFFLRYPYCYGYWKKYADIEKKHENIQVAEEVYRRGLQAIPLSVDLWLHYLTYIKENSDLSDPETEGRIRAAYEHAVAAAGTDFRSDRLWESFITWETEQEKLANVTAIYDRVLGIPTQLYSQHFQRFKDHVQNNNPKHFLSEEEFVQQRLELSKASLLAMISEDEEKPVAPDEELPPGTEDLVDPAKRVTEIENMRHKVIEIRQEVFNHNEHEVSKRWAFEEGIKRPYFHVKSLEKTQLNNWKEYLDFEIENGIPERVVVLFERCLIACALYEEFWTKYAKYLEGYSIDGVRHVYKKACTIHMPKKPAIHLLWAAFEEQQGNVDEARSILKSLEEAVPGLAMVRLRRVSLERRHGNLEEAEALLREAMESAKNTTETSFYAVKLARQMMKVQRSLSKARKVLLDAIEKDQTSPKLFLNLLELEYSGDVQQNEAEILACFDRALNSQMPLESRLLFCQRKVEFLEDFGSDINVLVAAYEEHQKLQKESESSKRKAENGYDSSQEPDAKRQRVEDGSSGEVSAAADSANNSAYNNWYQQQYGGWGQNSWGQYNQYAQYNQYYPPPPT; encoded by the exons ATGGAAGACACAG AACTCCAATTTTCCGACACCACCATCTCTGGAATGCTGGACACTGAGTCCCCTGCCATGGAGAGCAACGGGGATGCCTTTCTTCCAGACCTTCCTGTTTTAGGCCAAACTGCCGACTGGTCCCCGGGCCAGGTGACCCCAGAACCCCTCACCAACATCCTGCCCGAGGACTCGGATGGGTCCCAGGACACTCCGGGTCAGCAGCGGTCGCCAAACGACCAGATGGAGTCCACGGAGCTGGGATCTGTGGAGAAGGCTGTGGAACAGTTTCAGATTGCCAGTGCTCAGCTCTTCCAGGTCGAGCAGCCGCCACCTCCACCACAGCCGGCAGAACAGGAAGAACAGCCACAACCGCCAGAACAGCCAGCAGAACACAAAACAGAGTCCGGAGAATCTGAGCAAGACAGCCAGGAGATGACTGTAGAGCCAGAACCTGTGGTTCAGGAAAGCAATCAAG ATGGGACCGAGGCCCCACAGGTGACGGAGGATGGCATGGAGCTGGAAGAACTCCCCAAAGAGACAACAGAAGAATCAACTGTTGCTATAGAGCCAGAGCTGCCAAGTGAGTTTGAAAAACTCTTCAAAGGATGCGAGGAGAACCCAGAAGACTTCAACGGCTGGGTCTACTTGCTGCAGTTTGTGGAGCAAGAG AATTCCCTTCCAGCTGTGAGAGCCTCATTTGATGCATTCTTCCTACGTTATCCCTACTGCTATGGCTACTGGAAGAAGTATGCTGATATTGAGAAAAAGCATGAGAATATACAGGTTGCAGAAGag GTATACAGAAGAGGCTTGCAGGCCATCCCTCTCAGTGTGGATCTGTGGCTGCATTATCTGACCTACATCAAAGAGAACTCAGACCTGAGCGACCCAGAGACCGAGGGACGCATAAGAGC TGCCTATGAACATGCAGTGGCCGCAGCAGGAACAGACTTTCGCTCGGACCGTCTGTGGGAGTCCTTCATCACCTGGGAGACGGAGCAGGAGAAACTGGCCAACGTCACCGCCATCTATGACCGCGTCCTCGGCATCCCGACCCAGCTGTACTCCCAGCACTTCCAGAG GTTCAAAGATCATGTGCAGAACAACAACCCCAAGCACTTCTTGTCGGAAGAGGAGTTTGTTCAGCAGAGGCTCGAGCTCTCTAAAGCCAGCCTATTGGCGATGATTAGCGAGGATGAGGAGAAACCTGTCGCTCCGGACGAGGAGCTGCCGCCTGGTACAGAAGATCTTGTGGATCCTGCAAAG aGAGTGACGGAGATCGAGAATATGCGCCACAAGGTGATCGAGATCCGGCAGGAAGTGTTCAACCACAACGAACATGAAGTCAGCAAGCGATGGGCCTTTGAAGAAGGG aTTAAGAGACCATACTTCCACGTCAAATCCTTAGAGAAGACCCAGCTGAACAACTGGAAGGAGTACTTGGACTTTGAAATTGAGAACGGGATTCCTGAGCGCGTGGTTGTTCTATTTGAACGATGCCTCATCGCCTGCGCACTCTATGAGGAGTTCTGGACCAAG TATGCAAAATATCTAGAGGGCTACAGCATTGATGGTGTGAGACATGTCTACAAGAAGGCGTGCACCATCCACATGCCCAAGAAACCAGCGATCCATCTGCTGTGGGCGGCTTTTGAGGAGCAGCAGG GTAACGTAGACGAGGCTCGTAGCATCCTGAAGTCCCTGGAGGAAGCCGTCCCGGGTCTGGCCATGGTGCGCCTTCGGAGGGTCAGTCTTGAGCGTCGCCACGGGAACCTGGAGGAGGCGGAGGCCCTGTTGAGGGAGGCCATGGAGTCCGCGAAGAATACCACTGAGACATCGTTCTACGCTGTGAAGCTGGCCAGGCAGATGATGAAGGTGCAGAGAAGTCTGAGCAAGGCCAGGAAAGTGCTGCTGGATGCCATCGAGAAAGACCAG ACGAGTCCGAAACTCTTTCTTAACCTGCTGGAGCTGGAATACAGTGGGGATGTGCAGCAGAACGAGGCTGAGATCCTGGCTTGTTTCGACCGAGCCCTGAACAGCCAGATGCCCCTCGAATCACGCCTCCTCTTCTGCCAGCGCAAGGTTGAGTTCCTCGAGGACTTTGGCAGTGACATCAATGT GCTTGTGGCCGCATATGAGGAACACCAGAAGCTACAGAAAGAAAGCGAATCCTCAAAGAGGAAGGCGGAGAACGGGTATGACAG CTCTCAGGAGCCTGACGCCAAGAGACAGCGTGTGGAGGACGGTTCCTCGGGTGAAGTCAGCGCAGCGGCCGACAGCGCAAACAACTCTGCATACAACAACTGGTACCAG CAGCAATATGGCGGTTGGGGACAAAACTCCTGGGGACAGTACAACCAATAcgcccagtacaaccagtacTACCCCCCTCCCCCAACATGA
- the prpf39 gene encoding pre-mRNA-processing factor 39 isoform X4: MEDTELQFSDTTISGMLDTESPAMESNGDAFLPDLPVLGQTADWSPGQVTPEPLTNILPEDSDGSQDTPGQQRSPNDQMESTELGSVEKAVEQFQIASAQLFQVEQPPPPPQPAEQEEQPQPPEQPAEHKTESGESEQDSQEMTVEPEPVVQESNQDGTEAPQVTEDGMELEELPKETTEESTVAIEPELPSEFEKLFKGCEENPEDFNGWVYLLQFVEQENSLPAVRASFDAFFLRYPYCYGYWKKYADIEKKHENIQVAEEVYRRGLQAIPLSVDLWLHYLTYIKENSDLSDPETEGRIRAAYEHAVAAAGTDFRSDRLWESFITWETEQEKLANVTAIYDRVLGIPTQLYSQHFQRFKDHVQNNNPKHFLSEEEFVQQRLELSKASLLAMISEDEEKPVAPDEELPPGTEDLVDPAKRVTEIENMRHKVIEIRQEVFNHNEHEVSKRWAFEEGIKRPYFHVKSLEKTQLNNWKEYLDFEIENGIPERVVVLFERCLIACALYEEFWTKYAKYLEGYSIDGVRHVYKKACTIHMPKKPAIHLLWAAFEEQQGNVDEARSILKSLEEAVPGLAMVRLRRVSLERRHGNLEEAEALLREAMESAKNTTETSFYAVKLARQMMKVQRSLSKARKVLLDAIEKDQTSPKLFLNLLELEYSGDVQQNEAEILACFDRALNSQMPLESRLLFCQRKVEFLEDFGSDINVLVAAYEEHQKLQKESESSKRKAENGSQEPDAKRQRVEDGSSGEVSAAADSANNSAYNNWYQQYGGWGQNSWGQYNQYAQYNQYYPPPPT; the protein is encoded by the exons ATGGAAGACACAG AACTCCAATTTTCCGACACCACCATCTCTGGAATGCTGGACACTGAGTCCCCTGCCATGGAGAGCAACGGGGATGCCTTTCTTCCAGACCTTCCTGTTTTAGGCCAAACTGCCGACTGGTCCCCGGGCCAGGTGACCCCAGAACCCCTCACCAACATCCTGCCCGAGGACTCGGATGGGTCCCAGGACACTCCGGGTCAGCAGCGGTCGCCAAACGACCAGATGGAGTCCACGGAGCTGGGATCTGTGGAGAAGGCTGTGGAACAGTTTCAGATTGCCAGTGCTCAGCTCTTCCAGGTCGAGCAGCCGCCACCTCCACCACAGCCGGCAGAACAGGAAGAACAGCCACAACCGCCAGAACAGCCAGCAGAACACAAAACAGAGTCCGGAGAATCTGAGCAAGACAGCCAGGAGATGACTGTAGAGCCAGAACCTGTGGTTCAGGAAAGCAATCAAG ATGGGACCGAGGCCCCACAGGTGACGGAGGATGGCATGGAGCTGGAAGAACTCCCCAAAGAGACAACAGAAGAATCAACTGTTGCTATAGAGCCAGAGCTGCCAAGTGAGTTTGAAAAACTCTTCAAAGGATGCGAGGAGAACCCAGAAGACTTCAACGGCTGGGTCTACTTGCTGCAGTTTGTGGAGCAAGAG AATTCCCTTCCAGCTGTGAGAGCCTCATTTGATGCATTCTTCCTACGTTATCCCTACTGCTATGGCTACTGGAAGAAGTATGCTGATATTGAGAAAAAGCATGAGAATATACAGGTTGCAGAAGag GTATACAGAAGAGGCTTGCAGGCCATCCCTCTCAGTGTGGATCTGTGGCTGCATTATCTGACCTACATCAAAGAGAACTCAGACCTGAGCGACCCAGAGACCGAGGGACGCATAAGAGC TGCCTATGAACATGCAGTGGCCGCAGCAGGAACAGACTTTCGCTCGGACCGTCTGTGGGAGTCCTTCATCACCTGGGAGACGGAGCAGGAGAAACTGGCCAACGTCACCGCCATCTATGACCGCGTCCTCGGCATCCCGACCCAGCTGTACTCCCAGCACTTCCAGAG GTTCAAAGATCATGTGCAGAACAACAACCCCAAGCACTTCTTGTCGGAAGAGGAGTTTGTTCAGCAGAGGCTCGAGCTCTCTAAAGCCAGCCTATTGGCGATGATTAGCGAGGATGAGGAGAAACCTGTCGCTCCGGACGAGGAGCTGCCGCCTGGTACAGAAGATCTTGTGGATCCTGCAAAG aGAGTGACGGAGATCGAGAATATGCGCCACAAGGTGATCGAGATCCGGCAGGAAGTGTTCAACCACAACGAACATGAAGTCAGCAAGCGATGGGCCTTTGAAGAAGGG aTTAAGAGACCATACTTCCACGTCAAATCCTTAGAGAAGACCCAGCTGAACAACTGGAAGGAGTACTTGGACTTTGAAATTGAGAACGGGATTCCTGAGCGCGTGGTTGTTCTATTTGAACGATGCCTCATCGCCTGCGCACTCTATGAGGAGTTCTGGACCAAG TATGCAAAATATCTAGAGGGCTACAGCATTGATGGTGTGAGACATGTCTACAAGAAGGCGTGCACCATCCACATGCCCAAGAAACCAGCGATCCATCTGCTGTGGGCGGCTTTTGAGGAGCAGCAGG GTAACGTAGACGAGGCTCGTAGCATCCTGAAGTCCCTGGAGGAAGCCGTCCCGGGTCTGGCCATGGTGCGCCTTCGGAGGGTCAGTCTTGAGCGTCGCCACGGGAACCTGGAGGAGGCGGAGGCCCTGTTGAGGGAGGCCATGGAGTCCGCGAAGAATACCACTGAGACATCGTTCTACGCTGTGAAGCTGGCCAGGCAGATGATGAAGGTGCAGAGAAGTCTGAGCAAGGCCAGGAAAGTGCTGCTGGATGCCATCGAGAAAGACCAG ACGAGTCCGAAACTCTTTCTTAACCTGCTGGAGCTGGAATACAGTGGGGATGTGCAGCAGAACGAGGCTGAGATCCTGGCTTGTTTCGACCGAGCCCTGAACAGCCAGATGCCCCTCGAATCACGCCTCCTCTTCTGCCAGCGCAAGGTTGAGTTCCTCGAGGACTTTGGCAGTGACATCAATGT GCTTGTGGCCGCATATGAGGAACACCAGAAGCTACAGAAAGAAAGCGAATCCTCAAAGAGGAAGGCGGAGAACGG CTCTCAGGAGCCTGACGCCAAGAGACAGCGTGTGGAGGACGGTTCCTCGGGTGAAGTCAGCGCAGCGGCCGACAGCGCAAACAACTCTGCATACAACAACTGGTACCAG CAATATGGCGGTTGGGGACAAAACTCCTGGGGACAGTACAACCAATAcgcccagtacaaccagtacTACCCCCCTCCCCCAACATGA
- the arf6a gene encoding ADP-ribosylation factor 6a, with protein sequence MGKVISKIFGNKEMRILMLGLDAAGKTTILYKLKLGQSVTTIPTVGFNVETVTYKNVKFNVWDVGGQDKIRPLWRHYYTGTQGLIFVVDCADRDRIDEAKQELHRIINDREMRDAIILIFANKQDLPDAMKPHEIQEKLGLTRIRDRNWYVQPSCATTGDGLYEGLTWLTSNYKS encoded by the coding sequence ATGGGCAAAGTGATCTCAAAGATCTTTGGCAACAAGGAGATGAGAATATTGATGCTTGGACTTGATGCTGCGGGCAAAACCACCATCCTGTACAAGCTGAAGCTGGGACAGTCGGTCACCACCATCCCCACGGTGGGCTTCAACGTGGAGACCGTCACCTACAAGAACGTGAAGTTCAACGTGTGGGACGTCGGCGGGCAGGACAAGATCCGGCCCCTTTGGAGACATTACTACACGGGCACCCAGGGCCTGATTTTCGTGGTGGACTGCGCCGACAGGGACAGGATCGACGAGGCCAAGCAGGAGCTCCACCGGATCATCAACGACCGGGAGATGAGGGACGCCATCATCCTGATCTTCGCCAACAAACAGGACCTCCCGGACGCCATGAAGCCCCACGAGATCCAGGAGAAGCTGGGCCTGACCCGCATCAGAGATAGGAATTGGTACGTTCAGCCCTCGTGTGCGACGACGGGGGACGGACTATACGAGGGCCTCACCTGGCTGACCTCAAATTACAAATCTTAA
- the prpf39 gene encoding pre-mRNA-processing factor 39 isoform X3, with translation MEDTELQFSDTTISGMLDTESPAMESNGDAFLPDLPVLGQTADWSPGQVTPEPLTNILPEDSDGSQDTPGQQRSPNDQMESTELGSVEKAVEQFQIASAQLFQVEQPPPPPQPAEQEEQPQPPEQPAEHKTESGESEQDSQEMTVEPEPVVQESNQDGTEAPQVTEDGMELEELPKETTEESTVAIEPELPSEFEKLFKGCEENPEDFNGWVYLLQFVEQENSLPAVRASFDAFFLRYPYCYGYWKKYADIEKKHENIQVAEEVYRRGLQAIPLSVDLWLHYLTYIKENSDLSDPETEGRIRAAYEHAVAAAGTDFRSDRLWESFITWETEQEKLANVTAIYDRVLGIPTQLYSQHFQRFKDHVQNNNPKHFLSEEEFVQQRLELSKASLLAMISEDEEKPVAPDEELPPGTEDLVDPAKRVTEIENMRHKVIEIRQEVFNHNEHEVSKRWAFEEGIKRPYFHVKSLEKTQLNNWKEYLDFEIENGIPERVVVLFERCLIACALYEEFWTKYAKYLEGYSIDGVRHVYKKACTIHMPKKPAIHLLWAAFEEQQGNVDEARSILKSLEEAVPGLAMVRLRRVSLERRHGNLEEAEALLREAMESAKNTTETSFYAVKLARQMMKVQRSLSKARKVLLDAIEKDQTSPKLFLNLLELEYSGDVQQNEAEILACFDRALNSQMPLESRLLFCQRKVEFLEDFGSDINVLVAAYEEHQKLQKESESSKRKAENGSQEPDAKRQRVEDGSSGEVSAAADSANNSAYNNWYQQQYGGWGQNSWGQYNQYAQYNQYYPPPPT, from the exons ATGGAAGACACAG AACTCCAATTTTCCGACACCACCATCTCTGGAATGCTGGACACTGAGTCCCCTGCCATGGAGAGCAACGGGGATGCCTTTCTTCCAGACCTTCCTGTTTTAGGCCAAACTGCCGACTGGTCCCCGGGCCAGGTGACCCCAGAACCCCTCACCAACATCCTGCCCGAGGACTCGGATGGGTCCCAGGACACTCCGGGTCAGCAGCGGTCGCCAAACGACCAGATGGAGTCCACGGAGCTGGGATCTGTGGAGAAGGCTGTGGAACAGTTTCAGATTGCCAGTGCTCAGCTCTTCCAGGTCGAGCAGCCGCCACCTCCACCACAGCCGGCAGAACAGGAAGAACAGCCACAACCGCCAGAACAGCCAGCAGAACACAAAACAGAGTCCGGAGAATCTGAGCAAGACAGCCAGGAGATGACTGTAGAGCCAGAACCTGTGGTTCAGGAAAGCAATCAAG ATGGGACCGAGGCCCCACAGGTGACGGAGGATGGCATGGAGCTGGAAGAACTCCCCAAAGAGACAACAGAAGAATCAACTGTTGCTATAGAGCCAGAGCTGCCAAGTGAGTTTGAAAAACTCTTCAAAGGATGCGAGGAGAACCCAGAAGACTTCAACGGCTGGGTCTACTTGCTGCAGTTTGTGGAGCAAGAG AATTCCCTTCCAGCTGTGAGAGCCTCATTTGATGCATTCTTCCTACGTTATCCCTACTGCTATGGCTACTGGAAGAAGTATGCTGATATTGAGAAAAAGCATGAGAATATACAGGTTGCAGAAGag GTATACAGAAGAGGCTTGCAGGCCATCCCTCTCAGTGTGGATCTGTGGCTGCATTATCTGACCTACATCAAAGAGAACTCAGACCTGAGCGACCCAGAGACCGAGGGACGCATAAGAGC TGCCTATGAACATGCAGTGGCCGCAGCAGGAACAGACTTTCGCTCGGACCGTCTGTGGGAGTCCTTCATCACCTGGGAGACGGAGCAGGAGAAACTGGCCAACGTCACCGCCATCTATGACCGCGTCCTCGGCATCCCGACCCAGCTGTACTCCCAGCACTTCCAGAG GTTCAAAGATCATGTGCAGAACAACAACCCCAAGCACTTCTTGTCGGAAGAGGAGTTTGTTCAGCAGAGGCTCGAGCTCTCTAAAGCCAGCCTATTGGCGATGATTAGCGAGGATGAGGAGAAACCTGTCGCTCCGGACGAGGAGCTGCCGCCTGGTACAGAAGATCTTGTGGATCCTGCAAAG aGAGTGACGGAGATCGAGAATATGCGCCACAAGGTGATCGAGATCCGGCAGGAAGTGTTCAACCACAACGAACATGAAGTCAGCAAGCGATGGGCCTTTGAAGAAGGG aTTAAGAGACCATACTTCCACGTCAAATCCTTAGAGAAGACCCAGCTGAACAACTGGAAGGAGTACTTGGACTTTGAAATTGAGAACGGGATTCCTGAGCGCGTGGTTGTTCTATTTGAACGATGCCTCATCGCCTGCGCACTCTATGAGGAGTTCTGGACCAAG TATGCAAAATATCTAGAGGGCTACAGCATTGATGGTGTGAGACATGTCTACAAGAAGGCGTGCACCATCCACATGCCCAAGAAACCAGCGATCCATCTGCTGTGGGCGGCTTTTGAGGAGCAGCAGG GTAACGTAGACGAGGCTCGTAGCATCCTGAAGTCCCTGGAGGAAGCCGTCCCGGGTCTGGCCATGGTGCGCCTTCGGAGGGTCAGTCTTGAGCGTCGCCACGGGAACCTGGAGGAGGCGGAGGCCCTGTTGAGGGAGGCCATGGAGTCCGCGAAGAATACCACTGAGACATCGTTCTACGCTGTGAAGCTGGCCAGGCAGATGATGAAGGTGCAGAGAAGTCTGAGCAAGGCCAGGAAAGTGCTGCTGGATGCCATCGAGAAAGACCAG ACGAGTCCGAAACTCTTTCTTAACCTGCTGGAGCTGGAATACAGTGGGGATGTGCAGCAGAACGAGGCTGAGATCCTGGCTTGTTTCGACCGAGCCCTGAACAGCCAGATGCCCCTCGAATCACGCCTCCTCTTCTGCCAGCGCAAGGTTGAGTTCCTCGAGGACTTTGGCAGTGACATCAATGT GCTTGTGGCCGCATATGAGGAACACCAGAAGCTACAGAAAGAAAGCGAATCCTCAAAGAGGAAGGCGGAGAACGG CTCTCAGGAGCCTGACGCCAAGAGACAGCGTGTGGAGGACGGTTCCTCGGGTGAAGTCAGCGCAGCGGCCGACAGCGCAAACAACTCTGCATACAACAACTGGTACCAG CAGCAATATGGCGGTTGGGGACAAAACTCCTGGGGACAGTACAACCAATAcgcccagtacaaccagtacTACCCCCCTCCCCCAACATGA
- the prpf39 gene encoding pre-mRNA-processing factor 39 isoform X2: MEDTELQFSDTTISGMLDTESPAMESNGDAFLPDLPVLGQTADWSPGQVTPEPLTNILPEDSDGSQDTPGQQRSPNDQMESTELGSVEKAVEQFQIASAQLFQVEQPPPPPQPAEQEEQPQPPEQPAEHKTESGESEQDSQEMTVEPEPVVQESNQDGTEAPQVTEDGMELEELPKETTEESTVAIEPELPSEFEKLFKGCEENPEDFNGWVYLLQFVEQENSLPAVRASFDAFFLRYPYCYGYWKKYADIEKKHENIQVAEEVYRRGLQAIPLSVDLWLHYLTYIKENSDLSDPETEGRIRAAYEHAVAAAGTDFRSDRLWESFITWETEQEKLANVTAIYDRVLGIPTQLYSQHFQRFKDHVQNNNPKHFLSEEEFVQQRLELSKASLLAMISEDEEKPVAPDEELPPGTEDLVDPAKRVTEIENMRHKVIEIRQEVFNHNEHEVSKRWAFEEGIKRPYFHVKSLEKTQLNNWKEYLDFEIENGIPERVVVLFERCLIACALYEEFWTKYAKYLEGYSIDGVRHVYKKACTIHMPKKPAIHLLWAAFEEQQGNVDEARSILKSLEEAVPGLAMVRLRRVSLERRHGNLEEAEALLREAMESAKNTTETSFYAVKLARQMMKVQRSLSKARKVLLDAIEKDQTSPKLFLNLLELEYSGDVQQNEAEILACFDRALNSQMPLESRLLFCQRKVEFLEDFGSDINVLVAAYEEHQKLQKESESSKRKAENGYDSSQEPDAKRQRVEDGSSGEVSAAADSANNSAYNNWYQQYGGWGQNSWGQYNQYAQYNQYYPPPPT; encoded by the exons ATGGAAGACACAG AACTCCAATTTTCCGACACCACCATCTCTGGAATGCTGGACACTGAGTCCCCTGCCATGGAGAGCAACGGGGATGCCTTTCTTCCAGACCTTCCTGTTTTAGGCCAAACTGCCGACTGGTCCCCGGGCCAGGTGACCCCAGAACCCCTCACCAACATCCTGCCCGAGGACTCGGATGGGTCCCAGGACACTCCGGGTCAGCAGCGGTCGCCAAACGACCAGATGGAGTCCACGGAGCTGGGATCTGTGGAGAAGGCTGTGGAACAGTTTCAGATTGCCAGTGCTCAGCTCTTCCAGGTCGAGCAGCCGCCACCTCCACCACAGCCGGCAGAACAGGAAGAACAGCCACAACCGCCAGAACAGCCAGCAGAACACAAAACAGAGTCCGGAGAATCTGAGCAAGACAGCCAGGAGATGACTGTAGAGCCAGAACCTGTGGTTCAGGAAAGCAATCAAG ATGGGACCGAGGCCCCACAGGTGACGGAGGATGGCATGGAGCTGGAAGAACTCCCCAAAGAGACAACAGAAGAATCAACTGTTGCTATAGAGCCAGAGCTGCCAAGTGAGTTTGAAAAACTCTTCAAAGGATGCGAGGAGAACCCAGAAGACTTCAACGGCTGGGTCTACTTGCTGCAGTTTGTGGAGCAAGAG AATTCCCTTCCAGCTGTGAGAGCCTCATTTGATGCATTCTTCCTACGTTATCCCTACTGCTATGGCTACTGGAAGAAGTATGCTGATATTGAGAAAAAGCATGAGAATATACAGGTTGCAGAAGag GTATACAGAAGAGGCTTGCAGGCCATCCCTCTCAGTGTGGATCTGTGGCTGCATTATCTGACCTACATCAAAGAGAACTCAGACCTGAGCGACCCAGAGACCGAGGGACGCATAAGAGC TGCCTATGAACATGCAGTGGCCGCAGCAGGAACAGACTTTCGCTCGGACCGTCTGTGGGAGTCCTTCATCACCTGGGAGACGGAGCAGGAGAAACTGGCCAACGTCACCGCCATCTATGACCGCGTCCTCGGCATCCCGACCCAGCTGTACTCCCAGCACTTCCAGAG GTTCAAAGATCATGTGCAGAACAACAACCCCAAGCACTTCTTGTCGGAAGAGGAGTTTGTTCAGCAGAGGCTCGAGCTCTCTAAAGCCAGCCTATTGGCGATGATTAGCGAGGATGAGGAGAAACCTGTCGCTCCGGACGAGGAGCTGCCGCCTGGTACAGAAGATCTTGTGGATCCTGCAAAG aGAGTGACGGAGATCGAGAATATGCGCCACAAGGTGATCGAGATCCGGCAGGAAGTGTTCAACCACAACGAACATGAAGTCAGCAAGCGATGGGCCTTTGAAGAAGGG aTTAAGAGACCATACTTCCACGTCAAATCCTTAGAGAAGACCCAGCTGAACAACTGGAAGGAGTACTTGGACTTTGAAATTGAGAACGGGATTCCTGAGCGCGTGGTTGTTCTATTTGAACGATGCCTCATCGCCTGCGCACTCTATGAGGAGTTCTGGACCAAG TATGCAAAATATCTAGAGGGCTACAGCATTGATGGTGTGAGACATGTCTACAAGAAGGCGTGCACCATCCACATGCCCAAGAAACCAGCGATCCATCTGCTGTGGGCGGCTTTTGAGGAGCAGCAGG GTAACGTAGACGAGGCTCGTAGCATCCTGAAGTCCCTGGAGGAAGCCGTCCCGGGTCTGGCCATGGTGCGCCTTCGGAGGGTCAGTCTTGAGCGTCGCCACGGGAACCTGGAGGAGGCGGAGGCCCTGTTGAGGGAGGCCATGGAGTCCGCGAAGAATACCACTGAGACATCGTTCTACGCTGTGAAGCTGGCCAGGCAGATGATGAAGGTGCAGAGAAGTCTGAGCAAGGCCAGGAAAGTGCTGCTGGATGCCATCGAGAAAGACCAG ACGAGTCCGAAACTCTTTCTTAACCTGCTGGAGCTGGAATACAGTGGGGATGTGCAGCAGAACGAGGCTGAGATCCTGGCTTGTTTCGACCGAGCCCTGAACAGCCAGATGCCCCTCGAATCACGCCTCCTCTTCTGCCAGCGCAAGGTTGAGTTCCTCGAGGACTTTGGCAGTGACATCAATGT GCTTGTGGCCGCATATGAGGAACACCAGAAGCTACAGAAAGAAAGCGAATCCTCAAAGAGGAAGGCGGAGAACGGGTATGACAG CTCTCAGGAGCCTGACGCCAAGAGACAGCGTGTGGAGGACGGTTCCTCGGGTGAAGTCAGCGCAGCGGCCGACAGCGCAAACAACTCTGCATACAACAACTGGTACCAG CAATATGGCGGTTGGGGACAAAACTCCTGGGGACAGTACAACCAATAcgcccagtacaaccagtacTACCCCCCTCCCCCAACATGA